The following are encoded together in the Deinococcus soli (ex Cha et al. 2016) genome:
- a CDS encoding tripartite tricarboxylate transporter permease has product MEAVTSLLAGFETALTPLNLLWALIGVTLGTLVGVLPGIGPALTVALLLPVTAQLPPVSAFIMFAGIYYGGMFGGSTTSILLNTPGESSSIITALEGNKMARRGRAAAALATAAIGSFVAGTIGTALLTFAAPAIAEVAVQIPPSAKFALIMLAFVTISATFGGSPLRGLISLFLGLAIGLIGTDLQSGQARFTLGYPELLDGIDFVTVVIGLFAVGETLFVASRLRKDKASVIKLDGNARMNREDWRRSWKPWLRGTALGFPFGAIPAGGAEIPTFLSYTLEKKLSKHPEEFGKGAIEGVAGPEAANNASAAGVLVPLLTLGLPTSATAAILLAAFQQYGLQPGPLLFVTSPELVWGLIASLYIGNVMLLALNLPLAPLWAKLLLIPRPFLYAGILVFSTVGVYSLNNSVFDLFLLAIFGVIGYGMRRFDFPVTPAIIGVILGPVSESQFRTAMQQSGGDISVFVRQPLSAFILLIVLAALVVPQILKSRAARQGAAS; this is encoded by the coding sequence ATGGAGGCCGTCACGTCCCTGCTGGCGGGCTTCGAAACTGCCCTCACCCCGCTGAACCTGCTGTGGGCCCTGATCGGCGTGACGCTGGGCACCCTGGTGGGCGTGCTGCCCGGCATCGGCCCGGCGCTGACCGTGGCATTGCTGCTGCCCGTCACGGCGCAGCTGCCGCCCGTCAGTGCGTTCATCATGTTCGCCGGGATCTACTACGGCGGGATGTTCGGCGGCAGCACCACCAGCATCCTGCTGAACACCCCGGGCGAATCGAGCAGCATCATCACCGCCCTGGAGGGCAACAAGATGGCCCGCCGGGGCCGCGCTGCCGCCGCGCTGGCCACCGCCGCGATCGGGTCGTTCGTGGCGGGCACCATCGGCACGGCGCTCCTGACTTTTGCCGCGCCCGCCATCGCGGAGGTCGCGGTGCAGATTCCGCCCAGCGCGAAGTTCGCGCTGATCATGCTGGCGTTCGTGACCATCAGCGCCACGTTCGGCGGCTCGCCGCTGCGCGGCCTGATCAGCCTGTTCCTGGGGCTGGCGATCGGCCTGATCGGCACCGACCTCCAGAGTGGTCAGGCGCGCTTCACGCTGGGCTACCCGGAACTGCTGGACGGCATTGATTTCGTGACGGTCGTGATCGGCCTGTTCGCGGTGGGTGAGACGCTGTTCGTCGCCAGCCGCCTGCGCAAGGACAAGGCCAGCGTGATCAAACTGGACGGGAACGCCCGCATGAACCGTGAGGACTGGCGGCGCTCGTGGAAGCCGTGGCTGCGCGGCACGGCGCTTGGCTTCCCGTTTGGCGCGATTCCGGCGGGCGGCGCGGAGATCCCCACCTTCCTGTCGTACACCCTGGAGAAGAAGCTCAGCAAGCATCCCGAGGAGTTCGGCAAGGGCGCCATCGAAGGTGTGGCCGGGCCGGAAGCGGCGAACAACGCGTCGGCGGCAGGCGTGCTCGTGCCTCTGCTGACGCTGGGGCTCCCCACCAGCGCCACCGCCGCGATCCTGCTGGCCGCCTTCCAGCAGTACGGGCTGCAACCCGGACCCCTGCTGTTCGTGACCAGCCCGGAACTCGTGTGGGGCCTGATCGCCAGCCTGTACATCGGGAACGTCATGCTGCTGGCCCTGAACCTGCCGCTGGCTCCCCTCTGGGCGAAACTGCTGCTGATCCCCCGTCCGTTCCTGTACGCCGGGATTCTGGTGTTCAGCACGGTGGGCGTGTACTCGCTGAACAACAGCGTGTTCGACCTGTTCCTGCTGGCGATCTTCGGCGTGATCGGCTACGGCATGCGCCGCTTCGACTTCCCCGTCACGCCCGCGATCATCGGCGTGATCCTGGGGCCGGTGTCGGAAAGCCAGTTCCGCACGGCGATGCAGCAGAGCGGCGGGGACATCAGCGTGTTCGTGCGCCAGCCGCTGTCGGCCTTCATCCTGCTGATCGTGCTGGCGGCGCTGGTGGTGCCGCAGATTCTCAAGTCCCGCGCGGCGCGGCAGGGTGCGGCCAGCTAA
- a CDS encoding tripartite tricarboxylate transporter TctB family protein codes for MSDPVPTPIPPERRGLSVPDLLVALGVLIVGALLLTGTLKIPFGINAYVGPRVFPMIVSVGTLALGALLLVATLRGYRAEPAAEEDSDPDAQPDLRQPGIILGGFLLGSMILVPLGFVVGTAVMYFSVGFAFGERRLPLLAGVALIVALVTYVAFTRGLGLSLPPGILKGVL; via the coding sequence ATGTCTGATCCCGTCCCCACCCCCATTCCCCCCGAGCGCCGCGGTCTGAGCGTCCCGGACCTGCTGGTCGCGCTGGGCGTCCTGATCGTCGGGGCCCTGCTGCTGACCGGCACGCTGAAGATTCCCTTCGGCATCAACGCCTACGTGGGCCCGCGCGTGTTCCCCATGATCGTGTCGGTCGGCACGCTGGCGCTGGGCGCACTGCTGCTCGTGGCGACCCTGCGCGGCTACCGCGCCGAACCCGCCGCCGAGGAGGACAGCGACCCGGACGCCCAGCCGGACCTGCGCCAGCCGGGCATCATCCTGGGCGGCTTCCTGCTGGGTTCGATGATCCTGGTGCCGCTGGGCTTCGTGGTGGGCACAGCCGTCATGTATTTCAGCGTGGGCTTCGCGTTCGGTGAGCGCCGCCTGCCTCTGCTGGCGGGCGTCGCCCTGATCGTCGCGCTCGTCACGTACGTGGCGTTCACGCGCGGCCTGGGCCTGAGCCTCCCGCCGGGCATCCTGAAAGGGGTGCTGTAA
- a CDS encoding ATP-binding protein has product MHTGSVLILRTLGVPRVTGPAGLLDVTGKSLALLMFLALEGETPREVLADLLWSDQGGEAARRNLRVQLHRLRGSGLAEWLEVTPGAAALRGEVQVDLLALRAALAAEDAPGGAARVGGRFLDHLSVPGAAEFGTWQERVAGQALDEQLRALDALAAHEAARGAWPGVLAAHARSLGLDPLRERSVRAQMETLAGRGQREEALDAYRALCRRLREELGAHAQPLPATRLLAQTLAQDPGPTRGVAPGLSGNAAPPGPLVGRSAEVAALRAARTILVLGEAGIGKSRLLRGAGGDALVLRGAPELTPLPFGALLDALRAQPSLAWCPEPLRPALVAALGAPGGSGLPDRGATLDVLAQALLALAGSRPLIAEDLHWLDAGSLEAAFLALHRGARHLWLSARPEDLAGRADVLEVLARVNPPRLTLQELPLEGVAELITQLAGREAPLFTARLFEATAGHPLFLMETLRDLRERGVLSERGGRWHTPFDAFTVDYAEVPVPPSVTQAIRGRVERLGRVTRQLLQAGALWGEAFPPALVAGCVGVPVGDALDELERAQEARLVTPDGAGFRFGHDLHRRAMLDGLSGARRAHLHAGLAALAPAGTPAGTVARHFERGGEPGRAWPLWVQAAREAEGLFAHADAFALYGRALACGAPPREAFAVRVARSELCRHLDDEPGREAELTALAQLAAGLDDAGCWADLAARRAKWHTERDEYALAVAEVRAALERFGGALDDDVRSALLLEGGAALACLEDWPASALLLQESLALTRERLPVRASNVLYWLGYGAYRTGEFAQAERAYRQSVEVLPAGTLSRGRVLSLWKVGACLRRLGQFCEAAQSLREAGDSARTLNAGSIRGLIVAEQAALAFDQGEREVASALAAEAQTLLTPGGEEGWDVLRPLLAALAARPVTALG; this is encoded by the coding sequence ATGCACACCGGGTCAGTGCTGATCCTGCGGACGCTGGGCGTGCCCCGCGTGACCGGCCCGGCCGGGCTGCTGGACGTGACGGGCAAGAGTCTGGCGCTCCTCATGTTCCTGGCGCTGGAGGGCGAGACGCCGCGCGAGGTGCTCGCCGACCTGCTGTGGTCGGATCAGGGGGGCGAGGCAGCGCGCCGGAACCTGCGGGTGCAGCTGCACCGCCTCCGGGGCTCGGGGCTGGCGGAGTGGCTGGAGGTCACGCCGGGGGCGGCGGCGCTGCGCGGCGAGGTGCAGGTGGATCTGCTCGCGCTGCGCGCGGCCCTGGCGGCAGAGGACGCGCCGGGCGGGGCGGCGCGGGTGGGTGGGCGGTTCCTGGATCACCTGAGCGTGCCGGGCGCGGCGGAGTTCGGGACGTGGCAGGAGCGGGTGGCGGGGCAGGCGCTGGACGAGCAGCTGCGGGCGCTTGACGCGCTGGCGGCGCACGAGGCGGCGCGGGGGGCGTGGCCGGGCGTGCTGGCGGCGCACGCGCGGTCGCTGGGGCTGGACCCGCTGCGTGAGCGGAGCGTGCGGGCGCAGATGGAGACCCTGGCGGGGCGGGGGCAGCGGGAGGAGGCGCTGGACGCCTACCGGGCGCTGTGCCGCCGCCTGCGCGAGGAACTGGGAGCGCACGCCCAGCCACTGCCTGCCACGCGCCTGCTCGCCCAGACGCTGGCGCAGGACCCGGGGCCGACGCGGGGGGTGGCGCCAGGGCTGTCCGGGAACGCGGCGCCGCCGGGGCCGCTGGTGGGCCGCTCGGCGGAGGTCGCGGCGCTGCGTGCGGCGCGGACGATCCTGGTACTGGGCGAGGCGGGCATCGGGAAATCGCGGCTGCTGCGCGGGGCGGGAGGCGACGCACTGGTGCTGCGCGGCGCGCCGGAGCTCACGCCGCTGCCGTTCGGGGCGCTGCTGGACGCCCTGCGGGCACAGCCGTCGCTGGCGTGGTGCCCGGAGCCGCTGCGGCCGGCGCTCGTGGCGGCACTGGGGGCGCCGGGCGGGTCGGGCCTGCCGGACCGGGGCGCGACGCTGGACGTGCTGGCGCAGGCGCTGCTGGCCCTGGCGGGGAGCCGCCCCTTGATCGCCGAGGACCTGCATTGGCTGGACGCTGGCTCGCTGGAGGCGGCGTTCCTGGCGCTGCACCGGGGCGCGCGGCACCTGTGGCTCTCGGCCCGCCCGGAGGACCTGGCGGGGCGGGCGGACGTGCTGGAGGTCCTGGCGCGGGTGAATCCGCCGCGTCTGACCCTTCAGGAACTGCCGCTGGAGGGGGTGGCGGAGCTGATCACGCAGCTGGCGGGCCGCGAGGCGCCGCTGTTCACCGCGCGGCTGTTCGAGGCGACGGCCGGGCATCCGCTGTTCCTGATGGAGACCCTGCGGGACCTGCGCGAGCGGGGCGTGCTGTCCGAGCGGGGTGGGCGCTGGCACACGCCGTTCGATGCGTTCACGGTGGATTACGCCGAGGTGCCGGTCCCGCCGTCGGTGACGCAGGCGATCCGGGGGCGCGTGGAGCGATTGGGCCGCGTGACACGGCAGCTCCTTCAGGCCGGGGCGCTGTGGGGCGAGGCGTTCCCGCCCGCGCTGGTGGCCGGGTGTGTGGGCGTGCCGGTCGGGGACGCGCTGGACGAGCTGGAGCGGGCGCAGGAGGCGCGGCTGGTCACCCCGGACGGGGCAGGGTTCCGGTTCGGGCATGACCTGCACCGCCGGGCAATGCTGGACGGCCTGAGCGGCGCGCGCCGGGCGCACCTGCATGCGGGACTGGCGGCGCTGGCCCCGGCCGGGACCCCGGCGGGGACGGTGGCGCGGCACTTCGAGCGGGGTGGAGAGCCGGGGCGGGCGTGGCCGCTGTGGGTGCAGGCGGCACGGGAGGCCGAGGGCCTATTCGCGCACGCGGACGCCTTCGCGCTGTACGGGCGGGCGCTGGCGTGCGGCGCGCCGCCGCGCGAGGCGTTCGCGGTGCGGGTGGCCCGCAGTGAACTCTGCCGCCACCTGGATGACGAACCGGGCCGCGAGGCGGAACTGACCGCACTGGCGCAGCTCGCGGCCGGACTGGACGACGCGGGGTGCTGGGCGGATCTCGCCGCGCGCCGCGCAAAGTGGCACACGGAACGGGACGAGTACGCCCTGGCGGTCGCGGAGGTGCGGGCGGCCCTGGAGCGTTTCGGTGGGGCGCTGGATGACGACGTCCGCTCGGCGTTGCTGCTGGAGGGCGGCGCGGCCCTGGCCTGCCTGGAGGACTGGCCCGCGTCGGCGCTGCTGCTCCAAGAGTCCCTGGCGCTGACGCGGGAGCGGCTGCCGGTGCGGGCGTCGAACGTCCTGTACTGGCTGGGATACGGTGCGTACCGGACCGGTGAGTTCGCGCAGGCCGAGCGGGCCTACCGGCAGTCCGTGGAGGTGCTGCCGGCGGGCACCCTGTCGCGCGGGCGGGTGCTGAGCCTGTGGAAGGTGGGGGCGTGCCTGCGCCGCCTGGGGCAGTTCTGCGAGGCCGCACAGTCGCTGCGCGAGGCGGGCGACAGTGCCCGCACCCTGAACGCGGGCTCTATCCGGGGGCTGATCGTCGCGGAGCAGGCAGCGCTGGCCTTCGATCAGGGCGAGCGGGAGGTCGCGTCCGCCCTGGCGGCCGAGGCGCAGACCCTCCTGACCCCGGGGGGCGAGGAGGGCTGGGACGTGCTGCGTCCGCTGCTGGCGGCGCTGGCGGCTAGGCCGGTCACCGCGCTGGGCTGA
- a CDS encoding alpha/beta hydrolase, which yields MTRTSPAPSRRSRMPRAALLGAGALLLMTALAACSRDGAQGTLNRVVSTAGLNVTSDVRYGPDVRNVMDVYAPQNARSAPVVLFIHGGSWESGDKDGHKFVGESLARAGYVTAVMSYRLAPANRYPSYVQDAAQALKVLREKAGALGGNPQNVFVMGHSAGGFNAVEVVDNARWLAEADVPVSAIRGVIGVAGPYSYDFRQFSSAKAFPVGATPDEVMPDRHVRADAPPHLLLVAENDDTVYPQNALNMEAALKRAGVPVTRTVLPKLNHITIIAAMARPLTFLGGTRQAVIDFIEAHRLP from the coding sequence ATGACCCGAACCTCGCCCGCCCCGTCCCGCCGTTCCCGCATGCCGCGCGCCGCGCTGCTGGGGGCCGGCGCCCTGCTCCTCATGACGGCGCTGGCCGCCTGCTCCCGCGACGGCGCGCAGGGCACCCTGAACCGCGTGGTGTCCACCGCCGGCCTGAACGTGACGAGTGACGTCCGCTACGGCCCGGACGTCCGCAACGTCATGGACGTGTACGCCCCGCAGAACGCCCGCAGCGCCCCGGTGGTGCTGTTCATCCACGGCGGCTCGTGGGAAAGCGGCGACAAGGACGGCCACAAGTTCGTCGGGGAGTCCCTGGCGCGCGCCGGGTACGTCACGGCGGTCATGAGTTACCGCCTGGCCCCGGCGAACCGCTATCCCTCGTACGTGCAGGACGCCGCGCAGGCGCTGAAGGTCCTGCGTGAGAAGGCGGGCGCGCTGGGCGGCAACCCACAGAACGTGTTCGTGATGGGCCACTCGGCCGGGGGCTTCAACGCCGTGGAGGTCGTGGACAACGCCCGCTGGCTCGCGGAGGCGGACGTGCCGGTCAGCGCGATCCGCGGCGTGATCGGCGTGGCCGGGCCGTACTCGTACGACTTCCGGCAGTTCTCCAGCGCGAAGGCCTTCCCGGTGGGCGCCACCCCGGACGAGGTCATGCCCGACCGGCACGTGCGCGCCGACGCGCCACCCCACCTGCTGCTCGTGGCCGAGAACGACGACACGGTCTACCCGCAGAACGCGCTGAACATGGAAGCGGCCCTGAAGCGCGCGGGCGTGCCCGTCACGCGCACCGTGCTGCCGAAATTGAACCACATCACGATCATCGCGGCCATGGCGCGGCCCCTGACGTTCCTGGGCGGCACCCGCCAGGCCGTCATCGATTTCATCGAGGCGCACCGGCTGCCCTGA
- a CDS encoding response regulator, whose translation MNARIRVLLVEDDLRVARVNRDLLERDPDVHVVGSAATCAQGDALAQALKPDLILLDVHLPDGSGLGLLRHWRAHGLTTDVALITAADDEASVRLALAHGAFDYLIKPFTGARLQELLARHRTRRLPGPSAARLDQGRLDRLLGHGAAPPAALPRGIDPNTLERVVLALGAAQHAVTAEEIGEQVGLSRVTAWRYLEHLVRSEQATLEHQYGNAGRPVKLYRARTP comes from the coding sequence ATGAACGCCCGAATCCGCGTGCTGCTCGTCGAGGACGACCTGCGCGTCGCCCGCGTCAACCGCGACCTGCTCGAACGCGACCCCGACGTGCACGTCGTCGGCAGCGCCGCCACCTGCGCGCAGGGCGACGCGCTCGCCCAGGCGCTGAAACCCGACCTGATCCTGCTGGACGTGCACCTGCCCGACGGCAGCGGCCTGGGCCTGCTGCGGCACTGGCGCGCGCACGGCCTGACCACCGACGTGGCCCTGATCACCGCCGCCGACGATGAGGCCAGTGTCCGGCTGGCACTCGCGCACGGCGCGTTCGACTACCTGATCAAGCCGTTTACCGGCGCGCGGCTTCAGGAACTGCTCGCCCGGCACCGTACACGCCGCCTCCCGGGGCCCAGCGCGGCCCGCCTGGACCAGGGCCGCCTCGACCGCCTGCTGGGCCACGGCGCCGCCCCACCTGCCGCCCTGCCGCGAGGCATCGACCCGAACACCCTGGAACGTGTGGTGCTGGCCCTGGGTGCCGCGCAGCACGCCGTGACCGCCGAGGAGATCGGCGAGCAGGTCGGCCTGAGTCGCGTGACCGCGTGGCGGTACCTCGAACACCTCGTGCGCAGCGAGCAGGCCACGCTGGAACACCAGTACGGAAACGCCGGGCGGCCCGTGAAGCTCTACCGCGCCCGCACCCCCTGA
- a CDS encoding Bug family tripartite tricarboxylate transporter substrate binding protein, whose product MKKTAILAASALLTFAAPATAQNLSNLRIMAPASPGGGWDQTSRAIQSGLQNQGIAKPVQVFNVPGAGGTIGLAQLYNSKGDSNLLMTMGLVMVGAIQTNSSKVDLSRVTPIARLTGEYEVIVVPANSPYKTLGDLAAAWKANPSLPFAGGSAGGTDHMLVGLFAKAAGVDPRKMNYVPFSGGGETLAAVLGNQVTAAVAGYGEFEAQIKAGKLRALGISAPKAQPGIPVATMKSQGFNVELANWRGIVAAPGLSSSEKGALVAAMDKLHASKEWKDTLKTRNWTDLYMSGSKFDVFLKLEATRTREILKDIGLVK is encoded by the coding sequence ATGAAGAAGACTGCCATCCTGGCCGCGTCCGCCCTGCTGACGTTCGCCGCGCCCGCCACCGCCCAGAACCTCAGCAACCTGCGCATCATGGCCCCCGCCAGCCCTGGCGGCGGCTGGGACCAGACCAGCCGCGCCATCCAGAGTGGCCTCCAGAACCAGGGCATCGCCAAGCCCGTGCAGGTCTTCAACGTGCCCGGCGCGGGCGGCACCATCGGCCTGGCGCAGCTGTACAACAGCAAGGGCGACAGCAACCTGCTGATGACCATGGGGCTCGTGATGGTCGGCGCGATCCAGACGAACTCCTCCAAGGTGGACCTCAGCCGCGTCACCCCGATCGCCCGCCTGACCGGCGAGTACGAGGTCATCGTGGTGCCTGCCAACAGCCCCTACAAGACCCTGGGTGACCTCGCGGCCGCCTGGAAGGCCAACCCCAGCCTGCCCTTCGCGGGCGGCAGCGCCGGCGGCACCGACCACATGCTCGTCGGCCTGTTCGCCAAGGCGGCGGGCGTGGACCCCCGCAAGATGAACTACGTGCCCTTCAGCGGCGGCGGCGAGACGCTCGCGGCGGTGCTGGGCAACCAGGTGACGGCCGCCGTCGCCGGGTACGGCGAGTTCGAGGCGCAGATCAAGGCCGGTAAACTCCGCGCGCTGGGCATCAGCGCGCCCAAGGCCCAGCCGGGCATTCCGGTCGCCACCATGAAGTCCCAGGGCTTCAACGTGGAACTCGCCAACTGGCGCGGCATCGTCGCCGCCCCCGGCCTGAGCAGCAGCGAGAAGGGCGCGCTGGTGGCCGCCATGGACAAACTGCACGCCAGCAAGGAGTGGAAGGACACCCTCAAGACCCGCAACTGGACGGACCTGTACATGAGCGGCAGCAAGTTCGACGTGTTCCTGAAGCTGGAAGCGACCCGCACCCGCGAGATCCTCAAGGATATCGGGCTCGTCAAGTAA
- a CDS encoding inorganic pyrophosphatase, which translates to MRAWRGVVEWTAGQRERFVWRDGRLEPLRVEARPAPVNYGCLPGTLNPADDAEVDAVWLGEPLAVGTVREGAPAALLHLHDGDHKVIFSVGPVQGAALQGLLAWFPPERGATVQDAHAAQAWLDELAAAQPG; encoded by the coding sequence GTGAGGGCGTGGCGCGGTGTCGTGGAGTGGACGGCGGGGCAGCGCGAGCGCTTCGTGTGGCGCGACGGCCGCCTGGAGCCGCTGCGGGTGGAGGCCCGGCCCGCACCGGTGAATTACGGTTGCCTGCCGGGCACCCTGAACCCGGCCGATGACGCCGAGGTGGACGCCGTGTGGCTGGGCGAGCCGCTGGCGGTCGGCACGGTGCGCGAGGGGGCCCCGGCGGCCCTGCTGCACCTGCACGACGGGGATCACAAGGTGATCTTCAGCGTGGGGCCGGTGCAGGGCGCGGCCCTTCAGGGGCTGCTGGCGTGGTTCCCGCCCGAGCGGGGCGCGACCGTGCAGGACGCCCACGCCGCGCAGGCGTGGCTGGACGAACTGGCCGCCGCGCAGCCCGGGTGA
- a CDS encoding ATP-binding protein — protein MTRRRPNLQGRLVRLHLFVLCGMTALLVVVQTAQLYGEARERLGERALTASRIVAKLPVVVQGTERGAQNAALNAQVNVLREEADADFIVVGNARGIRLAHPVPERLGKPMEGGDNAQPLAGQEVVSVARGSLGLSVRGKVPVWAGGVPGSRVVGVVSTGYLMPQVWHLVGSALISLLPWFVLALGLGTVGAVWAARRLRAEILNLEPEQIAALARQQRAVLAALREGVLAVDGGGLVTLSSDRAVTLLGGQSAPAPLATLWPELALLTAGGAARTQNLELALRGEPVLVNLEPLEGGGFVAGFRDRAEALALAEELTHARGFVDVLRAQTHEYQNRLHVLSGLLQLGRGEEALRVLNAEIHADAQFRQLLRDVQVPRLVALLVGKRERAQELGIDFQITEGSHLGPHWERHADTLVSAVGNLTENAFEALAGQPGLVTVTLGEDPDGMQVEVEDSGPGVPAALHDTLFDRGASSKGEGRGYGLHGVYSRVQGLGGSLRHTRRGPLTVFQLSLPQPLPHRPAEPAEVTA, from the coding sequence ATGACCCGACGCCGCCCCAACCTCCAGGGCCGACTGGTGCGCCTGCACCTGTTCGTGCTGTGCGGCATGACCGCCCTGCTCGTGGTCGTGCAGACCGCGCAGCTGTACGGCGAGGCCCGCGAGCGCCTGGGCGAGCGCGCCCTGACCGCCAGCCGCATCGTGGCGAAACTGCCCGTGGTCGTGCAGGGTACCGAGCGCGGCGCGCAGAATGCCGCGCTGAACGCCCAGGTGAACGTGCTGCGTGAAGAGGCGGACGCCGACTTCATCGTGGTGGGCAACGCGCGCGGCATCCGGCTGGCGCATCCCGTGCCGGAGCGGCTGGGCAAACCCATGGAGGGCGGCGACAACGCCCAGCCGCTCGCCGGACAGGAGGTCGTGTCGGTCGCGCGCGGCAGCCTGGGCCTGAGCGTGCGCGGCAAGGTACCGGTCTGGGCGGGCGGCGTGCCCGGCAGCCGCGTGGTGGGCGTGGTCAGCACCGGGTACCTCATGCCGCAGGTGTGGCATCTGGTGGGGAGCGCGCTGATCAGCCTGCTGCCGTGGTTCGTGCTGGCGCTGGGCCTGGGCACGGTGGGCGCGGTGTGGGCCGCCCGGCGCCTGCGGGCCGAGATCCTGAACCTGGAACCCGAGCAGATCGCGGCGCTGGCCCGCCAGCAGCGCGCCGTGCTGGCCGCGCTGCGCGAGGGCGTGCTGGCCGTGGACGGCGGCGGCCTCGTGACGCTCAGCAGCGACCGCGCCGTGACCCTGCTGGGCGGCCAGAGTGCCCCGGCGCCCCTGGCGACCCTCTGGCCCGAACTGGCCCTCCTGACCGCCGGGGGAGCGGCGCGCACCCAGAACCTGGAACTGGCCCTGCGGGGCGAGCCGGTCCTCGTGAACCTCGAACCGCTGGAGGGCGGCGGGTTCGTGGCAGGCTTCCGCGACCGCGCCGAGGCCCTGGCCCTGGCGGAGGAACTCACGCACGCGCGCGGCTTCGTGGACGTCCTGCGCGCCCAGACGCACGAGTACCAGAACCGCCTGCACGTCCTGTCCGGCCTGCTCCAGCTCGGGCGGGGCGAGGAGGCCCTGCGCGTCCTGAACGCCGAGATTCACGCCGACGCGCAGTTCCGGCAGCTGCTGCGCGACGTGCAGGTGCCCCGGCTGGTCGCGCTGCTCGTCGGGAAGCGCGAACGCGCCCAGGAACTCGGCATCGACTTCCAGATCACCGAGGGCAGCCACCTGGGCCCCCACTGGGAACGCCACGCCGACACCCTGGTCAGCGCGGTGGGGAACCTCACCGAGAACGCCTTCGAGGCGCTCGCCGGGCAGCCCGGGCTGGTCACCGTCACGCTGGGCGAGGACCCGGACGGCATGCAGGTCGAGGTGGAGGACAGCGGCCCCGGCGTGCCAGCGGCGCTGCACGACACCCTCTTCGACCGGGGCGCGAGCAGCAAGGGCGAGGGCCGCGGCTACGGTCTGCACGGCGTCTACTCGCGCGTGCAGGGCCTGGGCGGCAGCCTGCGCCACACCCGGCGCGGCCCGCTGACCGTCTTCCAGCTGAGCCTCCCGCAGCCCCTTCCGCACCGCCCCGCCGAACCGGCCGAGGTGACCGCATGA
- a CDS encoding type 1 glutamine amidotransferase domain-containing protein — MTKNILVVMSSEDQLPLKGGQTHATGFYLNEFGVPAHRLTQEGYTLTIATPRGNRPPMDHGSDTKDFFKDEAEHQQIKAFVEQTLSGTVHKLSDAAANLDQFDAVFLPGGHAPMIELMRDADLGKVLRHFHGKGQPTALICHAPVALLAAQQDAAAYQQALQNGETPAAQDFIYDGYKATVFSTPEEQDAEKTFEAPMQYYPADALRAAGMDVQNGGKYTSHVVRDRELITGQNPMSDEEFVTALLGALKGDTVNA; from the coding sequence ATGACCAAGAACATCCTCGTCGTGATGTCCAGCGAAGACCAGCTCCCCCTGAAAGGCGGCCAGACGCACGCCACCGGCTTCTACCTCAACGAATTCGGCGTGCCCGCCCACCGCCTCACCCAGGAGGGCTACACGCTGACCATCGCCACGCCCAGGGGGAACCGCCCCCCCATGGACCACGGCAGCGACACCAAGGACTTCTTCAAGGACGAGGCCGAACACCAGCAGATCAAGGCCTTCGTCGAGCAGACCCTGAGCGGAACTGTCCACAAGCTGAGCGACGCCGCCGCGAACCTCGACCAGTTCGACGCGGTGTTCCTGCCCGGCGGGCACGCCCCCATGATCGAACTCATGCGCGACGCCGACCTGGGCAAGGTCCTGCGCCACTTCCACGGGAAGGGCCAGCCCACCGCGCTGATCTGCCACGCACCCGTCGCCCTCCTCGCCGCGCAGCAGGACGCCGCCGCGTACCAGCAGGCCCTCCAGAACGGCGAGACGCCCGCCGCGCAGGACTTCATCTACGACGGCTACAAGGCCACCGTGTTCAGCACCCCCGAGGAACAGGACGCCGAGAAGACCTTCGAGGCCCCCATGCAGTACTACCCCGCCGACGCCCTGCGCGCCGCGGGCATGGACGTGCAGAACGGCGGGAAGTACACCAGCCACGTCGTGCGTGACCGTGAACTCATCACCGGGCAGAACCCCATGAGCGACGAGGAATTCGTCACCGCCCTCCTCGGCGCGCTGAAGGGCGACACGGTGAACGCATGA
- a CDS encoding putative quinol monooxygenase, producing MSVIAVHAIITPKPEHVDTVQAEMLNMVRASRQEEGNLRYDLLREEKDGAVRFHVQERYRDQAAAQAHRDSEHYKAYRAKAGDWFASAPEVTVLQEIDVA from the coding sequence ATGAGCGTCATCGCCGTCCACGCCATCATCACGCCCAAACCCGAGCACGTCGACACCGTCCAGGCCGAGATGCTGAACATGGTCCGCGCCAGCCGTCAGGAGGAAGGCAACCTCCGCTACGACCTGCTGCGCGAGGAGAAGGACGGCGCGGTGCGGTTTCACGTGCAGGAACGCTACCGCGATCAGGCCGCCGCGCAGGCCCACCGCGACAGCGAGCACTACAAGGCGTACCGCGCCAAGGCCGGAGACTGGTTCGCCAGCGCCCCAGAAGTGACGGTGCTTCAGGAAATCGACGTCGCCTGA